One Nitrospirota bacterium DNA segment encodes these proteins:
- a CDS encoding aldehyde dehydrogenase family protein: MDVLRELGIEPVNPGGSSGPGWWSTSSGAGVLESINPATGQVIAKVDLCSADDYGRIVRDAADAFRTWRMVPAPKRGEVVRLIGQALREKKDALGSLVAMEVGKIKAEGDGEVQEMIDMADFAVGQSRMLYGLTMHSERPNHRMYEQWHPLGPVGVITAFNFPVAVWAWNAFIAAAAGDPVIWKPSPKAPLCAVAVQRLCNQVMERQGYHGIFSLFITDRADLAEMMVRDARLPLISFTGSVPVGRHVAELVAGRLGRTLLELSGNNAIIVDESADLDLAVRAILFGAVGTAGQRCTTTRRLIVHESRYQDVVARLAAAYKQVRIGNPLEPGVLMGPLIDQAAVEAYRAALGEVKREGGEILCGGRVLPGPGYFVEPTIVRAQNHWKIVQRETFAPILYVMTFKTLDEAIAMQNDAPQGLSSAIFTLNLRHSERFLSAAGSDCGIANVNIGTSGAEIGGAFGGEKETGGGREAGSDAWKAYMRRQTTTINWGTDLPLAQGITFGE, translated from the coding sequence ATGGACGTTCTCAGGGAATTGGGCATTGAGCCGGTGAATCCCGGCGGCAGTTCGGGGCCCGGGTGGTGGTCGACCTCCAGCGGGGCCGGCGTGCTGGAGTCGATCAACCCCGCGACGGGCCAGGTGATCGCCAAGGTCGATCTCTGCTCGGCGGACGATTACGGCCGGATCGTGCGGGACGCCGCCGACGCCTTCCGCACGTGGCGGATGGTGCCCGCGCCCAAACGCGGGGAGGTCGTCCGCTTGATCGGACAGGCCCTGCGCGAGAAAAAGGACGCGCTGGGCAGCCTGGTCGCGATGGAGGTCGGCAAGATCAAAGCCGAAGGCGACGGGGAGGTGCAGGAGATGATCGACATGGCCGACTTCGCGGTCGGCCAGTCCCGGATGTTGTACGGGCTGACGATGCACTCGGAGCGGCCGAACCATCGGATGTACGAACAGTGGCATCCGCTCGGGCCGGTCGGGGTGATCACCGCCTTCAATTTTCCGGTCGCCGTCTGGGCCTGGAACGCCTTCATCGCGGCGGCGGCCGGCGATCCCGTGATCTGGAAGCCGTCGCCGAAAGCGCCGCTCTGCGCCGTCGCCGTGCAGCGTCTCTGCAATCAGGTGATGGAGCGGCAGGGCTACCACGGCATTTTCTCGCTGTTCATCACGGATCGGGCAGACCTGGCCGAGATGATGGTGCGGGATGCCCGGCTCCCGCTGATTTCGTTCACCGGGTCGGTGCCGGTCGGCCGCCATGTCGCGGAACTCGTGGCCGGCCGGCTGGGTCGCACGCTGCTGGAGTTGAGCGGCAACAACGCGATCATCGTCGATGAGAGCGCCGATCTGGACCTGGCCGTCCGGGCGATCCTTTTCGGCGCGGTCGGCACGGCGGGCCAGCGCTGCACCACGACGCGGCGGCTCATCGTCCATGAGTCGCGTTACCAGGATGTGGTCGCACGGCTGGCGGCGGCCTACAAGCAGGTCCGCATCGGCAATCCGCTTGAGCCCGGCGTCCTCATGGGACCGCTGATCGATCAGGCCGCGGTGGAAGCCTATCGCGCGGCGCTCGGCGAAGTGAAGCGCGAGGGCGGTGAGATTCTCTGCGGCGGCCGCGTGCTGCCGGGGCCCGGGTACTTCGTCGAGCCGACCATCGTGCGCGCGCAGAATCACTGGAAGATCGTGCAGCGCGAAACCTTCGCGCCCATCCTGTACGTGATGACGTTCAAGACGCTGGACGAGGCGATCGCCATGCAGAACGATGCGCCGCAAGGGCTCTCCTCCGCGATCTTCACGCTGAACCTCCGGCACAGCGAGCGGTTTCTCTCCGCGGCGGGCAGCGACTGCGGGATCGCGAACGTCAACATCGGCACGTCGGGCGCCGAGATCGGCGGGGCGTTCGGCGGAGAGAAGGAGACCGGCGGCGGGCGGGAAGCCGGCTCCGATGCCTGGAAAGCCTACATGCGCCGGCAGACCACGACCATCAACTGGGGGACCGACCTCCCGCTGGCGCAGGGAATCACGTTTGGCGAATGA
- a CDS encoding VOC family protein: MVGDYLSNNRAGRILHDMLDEAGVGFEPVVDHLTIRTLDIDRRAEEFTKLGYAYSETLNYDDWFAKVYRLAGYPALFVDQAYPGEKGKTSIIPGWVAKFGDQVLHHVAVRVEDIEKAIQRLQAKGVVFAGEIVGPRGGELRQIFTAPEMVDGQPFSVLELTERHRGYLGFMPPQADSLMKSTVKRT, encoded by the coding sequence ATGGTCGGCGACTATCTCTCGAACAATCGCGCGGGGCGCATTCTGCACGACATGCTGGATGAAGCCGGGGTGGGCTTCGAACCCGTCGTTGACCACCTGACCATCCGAACCCTGGACATCGACCGGCGGGCCGAGGAATTCACGAAGCTCGGCTACGCCTACAGCGAGACGCTGAACTACGACGACTGGTTCGCGAAGGTGTACCGGCTGGCCGGCTATCCGGCGTTGTTCGTCGATCAGGCCTATCCGGGCGAGAAGGGCAAGACCAGCATCATTCCCGGCTGGGTGGCGAAGTTCGGGGATCAGGTCTTGCACCATGTGGCGGTGCGCGTGGAGGACATCGAGAAGGCGATTCAGCGGCTCCAAGCCAAGGGCGTCGTCTTCGCCGGCGAGATCGTCGGCCCGCGCGGCGGCGAACTGCGGCAGATCTTCACCGCGCCCGAGATGGTCGACGGCCAGCCTTTCTCCGTGCTGGAGCTGACCGAACGCCACCGCGGCTACCTGGGCTTCATGCCGCCCCAAGCCGACAGCCTGATGAAGTCCACGGTAAAAAGAACGTGA
- a CDS encoding DUF2892 domain-containing protein, with protein MRLNEWMRLIAGSFVLLALLLGATVHPYWNYFAAVVAVNLIQSAFTGWCPMMALLRKLGVQE; from the coding sequence ATGCGACTCAATGAATGGATGCGTTTGATTGCCGGGAGTTTTGTGTTGCTGGCGCTGCTTCTGGGCGCCACGGTCCATCCCTACTGGAATTATTTCGCGGCCGTTGTCGCCGTCAATCTGATCCAGTCGGCGTTCACCGGCTGGTGTCCCATGATGGCGCTGCTGCGAAAGCTCGGGGTGCAGGAATAA
- a CDS encoding TolC family protein yields MRAVRQTAPGFSALSCVASLLVSALLWPTGTASAARELTLEQALELAQQHSPVLKASRQDLRSAEAQRQIARSAYMPKLEAVEAWTNTNNPAQAFGILLNQGRFTQAGFDIGTLNRPGSTENYRSALHLTQPVYNGGRERLGLRIADVGHAASTEGVESTRQNVLFTVTRAYYDLALAKAVRGIARETVQIAEANAKQIASRYKGGTVVKSDVLQAEVRLAAVREEAIRADQMVRVAAIALRHAIGLDEPVDVVEGLTAGEMRPHDLEAAVATALEGRPDYRMLAAELRKAEMATQLAKSAYLPNFNLQGSFENNSTFPLGPNGQTNYAALGIVSVNLFNGMQDAAQVRKARAQEQKARELLAAKRREIEVEVVEAYYAVAAARERLAVSESAVAQAEENLRIIRNRYESGIAPVLDLFTAEMVLNQAKHNRMRALYDERIGHARQELVTGQFRKGQG; encoded by the coding sequence ATGCGAGCCGTCAGACAAACCGCGCCGGGTTTCTCCGCGCTCTCCTGTGTCGCCTCGTTGCTGGTCTCTGCGCTGCTGTGGCCGACGGGTACGGCATCCGCCGCCCGCGAATTGACGCTGGAGCAGGCGCTGGAGTTGGCGCAGCAGCATAGCCCCGTGTTGAAGGCCTCCCGCCAGGACCTGCGGTCCGCGGAAGCCCAGCGGCAAATCGCTCGGTCCGCCTACATGCCCAAGCTGGAAGCGGTCGAGGCCTGGACCAACACGAACAATCCCGCGCAGGCCTTCGGCATCCTGCTGAATCAGGGGCGGTTCACCCAGGCCGGCTTCGACATCGGGACGCTGAACCGGCCCGGCTCGACCGAGAACTATCGCTCGGCGCTTCATCTGACCCAGCCCGTCTACAACGGCGGCCGGGAACGGCTCGGGCTTCGCATCGCCGATGTCGGTCACGCCGCCTCGACGGAGGGCGTCGAGAGCACAAGGCAGAACGTGCTGTTCACCGTCACGCGGGCCTATTACGATCTGGCGCTGGCCAAGGCGGTGCGGGGCATCGCGCGCGAAACCGTCCAGATCGCCGAAGCGAACGCCAAGCAGATCGCCTCGCGCTACAAAGGCGGCACGGTGGTGAAGTCGGATGTGTTGCAGGCGGAGGTGCGGCTGGCGGCGGTCCGGGAAGAGGCCATCCGCGCGGATCAGATGGTGCGCGTCGCCGCCATCGCCTTGCGTCACGCCATCGGCTTGGACGAGCCGGTCGACGTCGTCGAAGGCCTGACCGCGGGCGAGATGCGCCCGCACGACCTGGAGGCCGCGGTCGCGACCGCGCTCGAGGGCAGACCGGATTATCGCATGCTGGCCGCGGAGCTCCGGAAAGCCGAAATGGCGACCCAATTGGCCAAATCGGCCTACCTGCCGAATTTCAATCTGCAGGGAAGTTTCGAGAACAACAGCACCTTTCCGTTGGGCCCGAACGGGCAGACGAACTATGCCGCTCTCGGGATCGTGAGCGTGAATCTGTTCAACGGCATGCAGGACGCCGCCCAGGTGCGCAAGGCGCGGGCGCAGGAGCAGAAGGCCCGCGAACTGCTCGCGGCCAAGCGCCGGGAGATTGAAGTCGAAGTGGTAGAAGCCTATTATGCCGTCGCCGCCGCGCGCGAACGCCTCGCCGTCAGCGAAAGCGCGGTGGCGCAGGCGGAAGAGAACCTTCGGATCATCCGAAACCGCTACGAATCCGGCATCGCGCCGGTGCTCGACCTGTTCACCGCGGAGATGGTCTTGAATCAGGCCAAGCACAACCGGATGCGGGCGCTGTA